Genomic window (Parabacteroides sp. FAFU027):
CTCTTCGGCTGAGCCTCATCCAGGTCAAACTGAGCCCGGTTCTGCCCGGCTGAGCCTCAGCTGGCAACTTCTCTCCTCCAGTCAGCTGAGCCTCAGCTGACGATACCAATTTATCTTCAATCAAAGCCCGGATATACTATTCGAATAAAATAAAGAATCCTTCCCAACAAAAGTCAGAAAGGATTCAATCCATTCATTCAATTAAACTTTTTATTTGGCTCCCTTGGTCAGATACTTCAGAATAAGGGCTTTTTCCTGATTATTGATGCGGGCCTTTGGAGCCATCTTATCCATAATACGTTTCCAGCGGGTGGTATCGTAACGTTCCGGCTCATAAAGGTTGTGACAACTAGCGCATTTATTGACATACAATTCACGACCCTGCTTC
Coding sequences:
- a CDS encoding diheme cytochrome c, whose product is MKKCSIDCWYRSLSNPKRLVGFTLASLALIASVSAGLYKPAKKDVTTRASLAELKQGRELYVNKCASCHNLYEPERYDTTRWKRIMDKMAPKARINNQEKALILKYLTKGAK